GATTTTGCCAAACTTCTGTTATAAATCTTTTAAATTCTTCCATAATTAGCGGTAAATCACTATCAATTTCTTGGGTTTGTTGCTCATTTGTCATTGGACGAAACAGACGACGGCCTCGACTATCAAAACCAATTTTATCTGCAACTGCCATAAAGATTGAGTAATCTTCTGGTATTGGTAAATCCCCACCTTTGCGCTGAAGAATCAAAAAGCTGGTGATAATTCCCAATCCACATTCTACCTTAAAGTTCTCTGTAGGTAACTGAATGGAAGCAATTAGCAAAGCCATGTCTTCTAATAGCCATCGGCGAAAGTGTGCTTGGTTAGATGAAGAAAGAATTCCATTAGACACCAAAATACAGACTATTTCACCAGGTTGCAATTGATTTAAACACTGTTCTACAAATAAGCACTCTTGTTCTGCTTGGGTTTTCAACTTGGATGTAATCACGTAGCTTCCATCTGCGTGTTTTATCCATTTATAAGCCATCTCAAATCTGGCTAGTTCGGAATCGGAAGTGAGATTAATTTTGCAATAGGGAGGATTGGCAAGTGCTACAGTAGGCAAGGAAATTGGCAGAGGAGGATTACTGACACAATTTTGAAATAGTTGTTGCCATTCAGTAATTTTAATTTGCATCAAAATAAACTTCCTTGCAACATATTTTCTGCTTTGTCCATCGCCATTGCTCCCACCTACCTTGATATTCATCATCTAATTTCAGTAGTTTTGATAGTAGCCATCCATATTCAAAATTTGATTTGAGTACCATTGGAGTTATCTGTAATAAGCATTTGCCAATGGCAGAGGCATTAGCCTCTTAAATCTTGACTTCTGTAATAGCTTCTAAATTGACCATTGACGATAACTCAGGAATGACTATGTTTGATTGTGATTTTTCATCTTGAGGTTTAGTCAGTAGTTTAATTAACCATTTTTCAGTCTGCATCTGCTCCTTTTTATTCCAGCGTACATTTAATCTTTGGGCTGGTTTCACAGGATGTAATGCTAAAATTACGATTTGTATTTGGTTAGGAATAACTGAGTATTGTCTAGCCGTAGTCCACAACTTTACCCGGTCTTGCCAGCTTAAGTAGGGATAGCGTATAGCCCATTCATAAAGCCTGGGAATACCTTGTTTAAATGCTATATTTGTTAATACTTGAATAAAGTATTTGTCGTTATTAATTGCAACAGGTGCAATAACTGGATTATCGACTAATAACTTTTTCCGAGATTGAAAAATTTCCGGTGCAAGTTCCTGTATTTGATCAACCCACTGAGCAATTTGAGGATAGGCATTTAATAAAGGTTCTATAGTCAGTCCTAAAAATAGTTGTTTCATCACCAAAGAGAAGTTATCTGCAACTATAGAGTCAAAGGCAGAGCGATTTGGATGATATTTTTGACTGGGTAATAGGAGTTGTTGCTGTGTTTTAGTAATTTGTTGAATATCGGCAAGATTAATTACTGGCATGGTGGAGAGAATATAACATCTCTCCCATGCAGCGGTAAGCTGCAAATTAATTATACGTACAGCCAAGATACAAGAATTAGCTGTCAATCAAGGACATACACCTATTCGTCAGGCAGTCATTGATTACAGCATATTATATTTAGAGATCGATCAGATTGTTCGGCAGTTGACTGCGATGTACTCAGCGATAGTACGGCTAATATCAGGTAAATAAAGCACATCTAATAAGAACTGTAAAATTACTGCACTAAATCTGAAGCAGTATTGTATTGTCACTATGGAATGTCAATACAATCAATCCTCTACTTCCGGCTCACCAATTGTCTTCTGTGCGCCATGACGAATATGGAGAATTCTCACCGTGGGAACAGGCTGATCTTCAAGAACCGTAAATAGAATACGATAGGTTTGCTTTCCTTGCCCGTAAAGAAGCTGACGAATTTCTTGACTAAAGAAGGCATCCTCTCGAGCGATTGGACAGCGCCGAGGCATTTCTTGCAGAGAGGCGATTGCTTTAATTAGCCCTTGATACCAGAGTTGGGCACGCTCGGCTGTAGTAAACTCAGTAAAACTTAAGAATGCGGCATCCGCTTCGGCTTTCGCAATGCTGGAGAAATCAATGCGGTACGTCATGCTTCAAGAGACAAACCATATTTCTGATTTTGTTCAGCAATGAAGTCCTCTAAACTCGAAAATTGTCCTTGCTCAAAATCATCAAGCCCACGTTGGATTCCTTTTAAAGCCTCAAAAAAATCTTGATCGTCCAAACTCAGTCCTAAAGTCAGCACCGCTAGCGCCATTTGCGAAATATCTTGTCCAGTACTTTCAGCACGCTGTCGCAGCAGTGCCTCAACTTTCGGTGGCAGATCAAGTGTAATGGACATTGTGAGTTTTCCGAGCGTGATACTGGTTTTATTATAGCGATGCCTGCTCTGGGCGTAGCTGCGACACCTCATAGATTGGGTAAAGCGGATTGCTCAAGTGTGGGAGTGCTTCAGCTACGCCCGTTGTAGACATCGCGCTAATTCTAGATACCTGTAAAATTAAGCTGCAAGCGATGGCAACTCTTAGAGACGCTACGCGTAGCAAG
This window of the Nostoc commune NIES-4072 genome carries:
- a CDS encoding type II toxin-antitoxin system RelE/ParE family toxin, producing MTYRIDFSSIAKAEADAAFLSFTEFTTAERAQLWYQGLIKAIASLQEMPRRCPIAREDAFFSQEIRQLLYGQGKQTYRILFTVLEDQPVPTVRILHIRHGAQKTIGEPEVED
- a CDS encoding N-6 DNA methylase translates to MMNIKVGGSNGDGQSRKYVARKFILMQIKITEWQQLFQNCVSNPPLPISLPTVALANPPYCKINLTSDSELARFEMAYKWIKHADGSYVITSKLKTQAEQECLFVEQCLNQLQPGEIVCILVSNGILSSSNQAHFRRWLLEDMALLIASIQLPTENFKVECGLGIITSFLILQRKGGDLPIPEDYSIFMAVADKIGFDSRGRRLFRPMTNEQQTQEIDSDLPLIMEEFKRFITEVWQNHIGLK